The genomic segment TGAATACCCCATCGTGCGGACGGGATACAGCATCGGCAGCGTTGCGCTTCCGTTTCTTCCGTTCCGGATATTGTTCAACGGAATATCGTAATAGAGGTCATAATTTACTTCTATTAACTGATATGTTTTTCCTTCCCGTTCGGCAGGCCCTTGGTAGGTATAGGTAACGTCAATAGGAACGACAAAGGGCTTTTGAATATTAAAGTTATCCCGCAGGTCATGTGCTTCGCTTGCAGAATGCCGCCAACTTTCTCCTTTTTGTACATCATGTTGAGGAAAAACCGGAACATTCCGTACTACCGGCATAAAATACTGTTCGTCGATAGTATAAATACCCAATTCATCTCTGCGGAATACGCTGGGGTATTCGCGCCCCCATGAGAACGTCCGGTTGCTGTTTTGCTCGCTTGTCATAAAAGTACAGGTATGGAGAGCAGAGGCTGGTTTTCCACTTTCCGCCGGTTGGACGTCCGACACTTCGACGGTAACGCGGTTAGTAATATAAGCCTGATGTGCAAACCGTCCGTTCAAGTACACGTCTTCGGTAACCGTAGAATTAATGCGGTAAGTATCGCCGTCTTTAAAATTGAAACGGAAGATTTCGGCATACAGAGGGAAAAAACCGCCTATTACGAAAAAAAGGCCTAAAAAAAGCACGCATACAACATGCTTGCGAGGGAATTTTTTAAACCTATTCATACTATGGGAAAAAGAAAAAAATAATCGCATACCGGTACCGTAATATTTTCATAATTTTTTGTAAATATGTAACCTTTCTTTTTTCGTCTGTTTAAGTGGTGTATATTGCGATACGTGCTATCAAAAGTGTATTCAATGTACCTCCTTTACAGTTGCCCTGTAGGATTTTTTCCTCCTTTTGCCTACAGGGTTTTTTCTTTTAAAAATCACAACCGATCCGGTGCTCTATGAAGGGCATTTAATCTCTCCTCATAAATAAACTACAGGACATCTCTAAAAACCGATTTATAAGGGCGTTATTAAAAAGTCGATTCCTTTAAATAAGGTACATTTTGCATCGAAATAGTACGTTTAAAAGTTGTACGGTCTTTAAAAAGCGGCAAAAGTACGATATAATAGAAATATGCTTATTAATTGGGGGAATTGACCGGCATTTCTCAATTGTTGAAACATCCTTCAAAAGTTTTTATAGGAGATAGTATGCGTAAATATTTTATTGCAGGTAACTGGAAAATGCACAAAACCAAGGGGGAAGCTGTCGCTCTGGCAAAAGGCGTTGTGGAAGCTGTCAAAGGCGGAAAACACAAATACATGATTGCACCGTCGTTTACAGCCCTCGATGCCGTTTCACCGATAGTCAAGGGAACTAACGTTTTGCTCGGAGCGCAGAATATGAGCACCGATGAACAAGGCGCACATACGGGTGAGGTATCTGTATTGCAGCTTAAAGACCTCGGTGTACAGGTTGTTATTCTCGGCCATTCGGAGCGGCGCCATATTTACGGAGAAACCGATGCAATGATCAATAAAAAAGTGCGGCTTGCATTGCAGCACGGGCTGGAAGTCATTCTATGCGTCGGCGAACTGCTGGAAGAACGTGAAGCCGGTCATGCAGAGGCTGTCTGTGCTTCGCA from the Treponema vincentii F0403 genome contains:
- a CDS encoding OmpA family protein, which encodes MRLFFSFSHSMNRFKKFPRKHVVCVLFLGLFFVIGGFFPLYAEIFRFNFKDGDTYRINSTVTEDVYLNGRFAHQAYITNRVTVEVSDVQPAESGKPASALHTCTFMTSEQNSNRTFSWGREYPSVFRRDELGIYTIDEQYFMPVVRNVPVFPQHDVQKGESWRHSASEAHDLRDNFNIQKPFVVPIDVTYTYQGPAEREGKTYQLIEVNYDLYYDIPLNNIRNGRNGSATLPMLYPVRTMGYSKQRLYWDNQAGILPYYDEVFTILMELNTGAVIEYRGTAKAELTLLQRMDKEKIVEILDKNIRDMGIPNTTVERTDEGITISLENIQFEPDSARLLPAEKEKLKKIGNILASYPDYELLISGHTALAGRAEDRQVLSEQRASAVANYLIELGVREKHHIFTRGFGAEKPIAPNTTEANKARNRRVEITVLEK
- the tpiA gene encoding triose-phosphate isomerase produces the protein MRKYFIAGNWKMHKTKGEAVALAKGVVEAVKGGKHKYMIAPSFTALDAVSPIVKGTNVLLGAQNMSTDEQGAHTGEVSVLQLKDLGVQVVILGHSERRHIYGETDAMINKKVRLALQHGLEVILCVGELLEEREAGHAEAVCASQTEKGLEGVSAQELARVTIAYEPVWAIGTGKTATPEDADAIHAHIRSVIADLYGKAAADAIVIQYGGSMKAENAKALLAKENIDGGLIGGAALKAETFAPIALCE